The Paraburkholderia fungorum genome window below encodes:
- a CDS encoding response regulator, protein MMSRPRRPLIANRRVLIVDDYVDSADAVALCLDLLGFATHTAYGGFAALEIAATWQPSYIILDIMMPDMSGFAVARRLRADPLTADSILLAYTAANTPSDYSQAKSAGFDALCEKPADPCHLATLLQSLSDPHKSNS, encoded by the coding sequence ATGATGTCGCGACCGCGACGCCCCTTGATTGCAAACCGGCGAGTCCTGATCGTTGACGACTACGTCGATTCTGCGGACGCAGTTGCGCTATGCCTTGATTTGCTTGGGTTTGCAACGCATACAGCCTACGGCGGCTTCGCTGCGCTTGAAATTGCCGCCACTTGGCAACCAAGCTATATCATCTTGGACATAATGATGCCGGACATGTCAGGCTTCGCCGTGGCCAGGCGGCTTCGTGCGGACCCGCTCACTGCAGATTCAATACTTCTCGCATACACCGCTGCCAATACTCCATCCGACTATTCGCAAGCCAAGTCTGCCGGATTTGACGCTCTATGCGAAAAGCCGGCAGATCCTTGCCATCTCGCCACACTCCTGCAGAGCTTGAGCGACCCGCACAAGTCGAACTCCTAG
- a CDS encoding Gfo/Idh/MocA family protein encodes MRSDRPSAADSAPNIASDSTSSDPDRGEARRRFLQRSGLSLAAALAAGSAAPIQAAGLAAAESNAVKLSLIQDPDTEQKEQTPDPNLPLDDRVGYAIVGLGRLSLNQILPALSQCKYSKVAALVSGDRSKALKIARQYGVRGSAVYGYENFEHLASNPEVQVIYIVLPNGLHRDYTVRAARIGKHVLCEKPMATSVADCQAMIDACRQANRKLMIAYRSQYEPMDRLIAKMVKDNQLGSLREFIAGNSQNVGDPTQWRLNKKLAGGGALPDIGLYCLNAVRFITGREPDQVFATVSQPKGDPRFKEVEAGVHFILSFPDGFSATCTASYASHESRFFRLQGAQGWAEMDPAFGYNGLRLLHGMLLDGKNAVVELQIDPQDQFAREIDHMSSCVKRDITPHTPGEEGLQDQRIMEAIYESARTGRAVRLDAVSEPTRGPEPEEENF; translated from the coding sequence ATGCGTAGCGATCGCCCTTCCGCAGCCGATTCCGCGCCGAACATTGCGTCAGACAGTACATCCTCTGATCCGGACCGCGGCGAGGCACGGCGACGCTTTCTGCAACGTAGTGGCCTCAGTTTAGCGGCAGCCCTCGCGGCGGGGTCGGCGGCGCCCATCCAAGCCGCGGGTTTAGCAGCGGCCGAATCAAATGCAGTCAAGCTTTCGTTGATCCAGGACCCTGACACGGAGCAGAAGGAGCAAACGCCCGATCCGAACCTGCCTCTCGACGATCGGGTCGGCTATGCCATCGTCGGACTAGGGCGTTTATCGCTCAATCAGATTCTTCCTGCGCTGTCGCAATGCAAATATTCGAAAGTTGCGGCACTTGTCTCCGGTGATCGCAGCAAAGCATTGAAGATCGCGCGACAGTACGGCGTGCGCGGATCTGCGGTCTATGGCTACGAAAACTTCGAACATCTCGCCAGCAATCCTGAAGTTCAGGTGATTTACATCGTGCTGCCTAATGGATTGCACCGGGATTACACCGTGCGAGCGGCCAGGATAGGCAAGCACGTACTTTGTGAAAAACCGATGGCAACGAGCGTCGCGGACTGCCAGGCCATGATCGACGCATGTCGGCAGGCGAACCGGAAACTGATGATTGCCTATCGTAGCCAGTACGAGCCGATGGACCGTTTGATTGCAAAGATGGTGAAGGATAACCAGTTGGGTTCCCTGCGCGAATTTATCGCCGGTAATTCGCAGAATGTAGGCGACCCCACTCAGTGGCGTTTGAACAAAAAGCTGGCCGGCGGCGGCGCTTTGCCGGACATCGGTTTGTATTGTTTGAATGCGGTGCGTTTTATCACGGGACGCGAACCGGATCAGGTGTTTGCTACAGTTTCGCAACCCAAAGGTGATCCGCGTTTCAAAGAAGTAGAAGCTGGGGTGCATTTCATTCTGAGTTTCCCCGACGGCTTTTCCGCCACGTGCACCGCTAGCTACGCCAGTCACGAATCCCGCTTTTTCCGATTGCAGGGCGCGCAGGGCTGGGCCGAAATGGACCCCGCATTTGGCTACAACGGCTTGCGGCTGCTTCATGGGATGCTGCTGGACGGCAAAAATGCCGTCGTCGAATTGCAGATCGATCCGCAGGACCAGTTCGCACGCGAGATCGATCATATGTCTTCGTGCGTGAAACGCGATATCACACCGCACACGCCCGGCGAAGAGGGCCTGCAGGACCAGCGCATCATGGAAGCAATCTATGAATCCGCGCGAACGGGAAGGGCCGTTCGCCTCGATGCGGTTAGTGAGCCGACACGGGGACCAGAGCCTGAGGAGGAGAATTTCTGA
- a CDS encoding DUF2231 domain-containing protein, which produces MNSSAHIRGSRFATAIFDLLNPIPYGLFVGTLVFDITYAVTRNVFWGKGAAWLVTTALLFAVIPRLINLVHVWISARRAVTAVEKLDFWLNLLGIVSAIFNAFVHSRDAYAMVPANVILSAITVILLSVGQFALGFSGFHSKGTAHD; this is translated from the coding sequence ATGAATTCCTCCGCCCATATTCGTGGATCGAGATTCGCGACAGCAATATTCGATCTGCTCAACCCGATCCCCTACGGCCTCTTTGTCGGCACGCTCGTTTTCGACATAACCTACGCCGTCACCCGGAATGTATTCTGGGGAAAGGGCGCAGCATGGCTGGTCACGACGGCCTTACTCTTTGCTGTGATTCCTCGCCTGATCAATCTGGTCCACGTCTGGATCTCAGCGCGGCGCGCGGTGACGGCCGTGGAGAAATTGGACTTCTGGTTAAATCTTCTGGGCATCGTGTCGGCAATCTTCAACGCTTTCGTCCATAGCCGCGACGCCTACGCCATGGTCCCCGCGAACGTCATTCTGTCGGCGATTACCGTGATCTTGTTGAGCGTTGGGCAATTTGCTCTTGGGTTCAGCGGGTTCCATTCGAAGGGGACGGCTCATGACTAG
- a CDS encoding helix-turn-helix domain-containing protein has product MSWEHSLEVLSSIAGLSARIARRLFSATLGLSSTEWRQETLPVRAIDLLAHGESISTVADALSHTSPNNLIAMFRIAFDATPERYVRADGHDAGSQRRGKLIQLAS; this is encoded by the coding sequence TTGAGCTGGGAACATTCCCTCGAGGTACTTTCGTCAATAGCCGGCCTGTCGGCAAGAATCGCTCGACGCCTGTTTTCCGCAACGCTCGGCCTCTCGTCGACCGAGTGGCGACAGGAGACTTTACCCGTGCGTGCGATCGATCTGCTTGCGCATGGCGAGTCCATATCGACGGTGGCAGACGCCTTGAGCCATACCAGCCCCAACAATCTTATTGCGATGTTCCGCATTGCTTTTGACGCAACACCGGAAAGGTATGTTCGGGCTGACGGCCACGATGCTGGATCTCAACGTCGTGGCAAACTCATTCAGCTAGCGAGTTAG
- a CDS encoding NIPSNAP family protein, whose product MHTLCIRYTLGPNRLKHFRDYVERELEAIRNAGGKIVGYWLPTDFAGPTNVAYGLIDFLTLASYEHYREALADDPLHQRNAAELMRSGAVLSMERSIVERCVDGYEGKD is encoded by the coding sequence ATGCACACCCTTTGCATTCGATACACACTGGGTCCAAACCGGCTAAAACACTTCCGCGACTACGTGGAGCGTGAGCTGGAAGCTATCCGCAACGCAGGGGGCAAGATCGTCGGATACTGGCTCCCGACGGATTTCGCCGGGCCGACGAACGTCGCGTATGGCCTGATCGATTTCCTCACTCTCGCTTCCTATGAGCATTACCGTGAGGCGTTGGCCGATGATCCTCTTCATCAGCGCAACGCGGCCGAACTGATGCGGAGCGGCGCAGTGCTCAGTATGGAACGCTCGATCGTCGAGCGGTGTGTCGATGGATACGAAGGTAAAGACTAG
- a CDS encoding PQQ-dependent sugar dehydrogenase has product MTRTFLSSSLAMAVAILVGGCNEQATYDPSRQAGAEPPLPGAHNFLAPPIQVPKYVGWQPGKKPKVAEGLQIEAIASGLQHPRQVYALPNGDILVAESNSPDAEPVTTPKQLIAGIITSRSGKKAKGANRITLLRKRTDGSGRWDKYVFIDDLHSPFGMQLIGNTLYVADTDAILKFPYRAGETSMSTPGVELTDLPDKINHHWTKALLASPDGKRLYVGVGSNSNVGENGLDVEYRRANVLEVDIATGGSRIYASGIRNPTGLQWEPQTGRLWAIANERDEIGADLVPDYLTSVREGAYYGWPYSYWGQHVDPRAQPQRPDMVAKAIRPDYSIGSHVAPLGLLFYTGNNLPAQYRGGAFIGEHGSWNRSPLSGYAVAYVAFQNGKPVGTPIPVVTGFVSDDERESYGAPVGLTQDLDGALVIADDVGNTVWRVTRVGA; this is encoded by the coding sequence ATGACTAGAACCTTCCTGAGCAGTTCATTGGCAATGGCGGTTGCGATTCTTGTTGGCGGTTGCAACGAGCAGGCCACCTATGATCCGTCCAGGCAGGCAGGGGCAGAGCCACCGTTGCCTGGCGCTCACAATTTTCTGGCCCCTCCGATACAGGTACCCAAATATGTCGGATGGCAACCAGGCAAAAAGCCGAAGGTAGCGGAGGGTTTGCAAATCGAGGCTATCGCGTCGGGACTCCAGCATCCGCGCCAGGTCTACGCGCTGCCGAACGGCGATATCCTGGTCGCTGAATCGAACAGTCCCGATGCGGAACCTGTGACCACGCCGAAACAGTTGATAGCCGGCATCATCACGTCGCGGTCCGGCAAAAAAGCGAAAGGTGCCAACCGCATCACGTTGTTGAGAAAGCGCACTGACGGCAGTGGGCGCTGGGACAAATATGTGTTCATCGACGATCTGCATTCGCCCTTCGGCATGCAACTGATTGGCAACACACTTTATGTGGCGGATACCGATGCGATTCTGAAGTTTCCATACCGCGCAGGCGAGACGAGTATGTCAACTCCGGGCGTGGAACTGACTGATCTGCCAGACAAGATCAACCATCACTGGACTAAAGCGTTGCTCGCGAGTCCCGATGGCAAGCGACTGTATGTAGGTGTCGGCTCTAACAGTAACGTTGGCGAGAACGGGCTGGACGTTGAATATCGACGGGCCAACGTACTGGAGGTCGATATTGCAACAGGGGGAAGTCGTATCTACGCGTCCGGAATCCGCAATCCGACTGGACTGCAATGGGAACCTCAAACAGGCCGCCTGTGGGCGATCGCGAATGAACGCGACGAAATTGGCGCGGATCTTGTCCCCGATTATCTGACGTCGGTCCGTGAAGGCGCGTATTACGGCTGGCCATATAGCTACTGGGGCCAGCACGTCGATCCGCGTGCGCAGCCGCAACGTCCTGACATGGTGGCAAAGGCAATTCGACCGGACTATTCGATTGGCTCGCACGTCGCGCCACTCGGCCTGCTTTTTTATACCGGCAATAACCTGCCCGCTCAATATAGAGGCGGTGCTTTTATCGGCGAGCATGGTAGCTGGAATCGGTCCCCTCTAAGCGGCTACGCTGTCGCTTACGTCGCCTTTCAGAACGGCAAGCCTGTTGGCACGCCTATACCGGTCGTTACCGGTTTCGTTTCTGATGACGAGAGAGAATCGTACGGCGCGCCGGTTGGACTCACGCAGGATCTGGATGGCGCCCTGGTGATTGCCGATGATGTCGGCAATACCGTGTGGCGGGTCACAAGAGTAGGGGCGTAG
- a CDS encoding thiamine pyrophosphate-binding protein, with protein sequence MPSILKPASPHDSLTTPVDHDMPPAAHNRDGAPSSERRRMMLKAAAAGGAGLFAVRTIAAQAPAASSGQPVSAAPQPPFSPGDNASTAEVVVQTLLAWNVDHVFGMVGDGINPLIEALRRHRDTIRFIGVRHEEAAAFMASGWAKATGRLGVCLATTGPGAVHLMNGLYDAHFDGAPVLAITGLTFHDLVGTRFQQGVDTPALMQDVALYNTTVTGPRHALVVTDIACRSALGARGVAHLAISKDIQAMRLADDKASMENHGLRTSTAWRQPASAPADAQLRAAADAINAGSRVAILAGQGALGASEELEQIATRLNAPVAKALLGRSVIPDDSPFSTGGIGHLGTVPSEEAMHRCDTVLILGSTMPWVDSYPKPGTARGVQVDIKAERIGLRYPVEVCLVGDTKETLRALLPLLHQKDDTFLREIQAQVTQWNALLDQVASSERTPIRPQRVIRAISDTLAADAIVCLDCGANTHFAARFLTLRREQQLVATGMLATMAPGLPFAIAAQLANPGRQVVAIVGDGGLAMLMAELSTAVMNRLPIKIIVMRNDMLAEVVFEQKELGNPPYGCELGGIDFAQVAAACGAVGTSCHNPQQLQVAIASTLASPGTVLLEVHVDPAEPITTPDKLKA encoded by the coding sequence ATGCCCTCCATCCTCAAGCCCGCCTCCCCACACGATTCGCTTACGACGCCCGTCGATCACGACATGCCCCCGGCCGCCCACAATCGCGATGGCGCACCGAGTTCCGAGCGACGGCGCATGATGCTGAAAGCTGCGGCGGCGGGCGGAGCGGGTCTGTTCGCCGTGAGGACGATCGCGGCTCAGGCACCCGCGGCATCATCCGGACAACCCGTCAGCGCGGCACCGCAGCCGCCCTTTTCACCCGGCGACAATGCATCGACCGCCGAGGTAGTCGTTCAGACGCTGCTGGCGTGGAACGTCGATCACGTCTTCGGGATGGTTGGCGATGGCATCAATCCGCTGATCGAAGCGCTACGGCGACATAGGGACACGATCCGCTTCATTGGCGTGCGTCATGAGGAAGCCGCCGCGTTCATGGCGTCGGGATGGGCGAAGGCGACCGGCCGTCTTGGCGTCTGTCTCGCCACGACCGGTCCCGGCGCAGTGCATCTGATGAACGGACTTTACGATGCGCATTTCGACGGCGCACCGGTCCTCGCGATCACAGGGCTCACCTTTCACGACCTCGTGGGTACACGTTTTCAACAGGGCGTCGACACGCCCGCGTTGATGCAGGACGTCGCGTTGTACAACACGACCGTGACGGGGCCGCGTCATGCACTCGTCGTGACGGACATCGCGTGCAGAAGCGCGCTTGGTGCGCGCGGGGTCGCGCATCTGGCCATCTCGAAGGACATTCAGGCAATGCGTCTCGCCGATGACAAAGCGTCCATGGAAAACCACGGCCTGCGCACGTCGACGGCGTGGCGTCAGCCCGCGTCCGCACCCGCCGACGCGCAGTTGCGGGCGGCCGCCGATGCCATCAATGCTGGCAGCCGAGTGGCGATTCTGGCGGGCCAGGGCGCGCTCGGTGCATCCGAAGAACTGGAGCAGATCGCGACCCGGCTTAATGCGCCGGTGGCCAAAGCGTTACTCGGACGAAGCGTGATTCCCGACGATTCGCCTTTCTCAACCGGCGGTATCGGCCACCTCGGCACCGTGCCCTCCGAAGAAGCGATGCACCGCTGCGATACTGTCCTGATCCTCGGTTCGACGATGCCGTGGGTCGATTCGTACCCGAAGCCCGGCACGGCGCGAGGCGTTCAGGTGGACATCAAGGCTGAGCGGATTGGCCTGCGCTATCCGGTCGAAGTCTGTCTGGTCGGCGACACGAAGGAAACGCTGCGGGCGCTGCTACCCTTGCTTCATCAGAAGGACGATACGTTTCTTCGCGAGATTCAGGCTCAGGTGACGCAATGGAACGCCCTGCTCGATCAAGTCGCCTCATCGGAGCGCACGCCGATACGGCCACAACGTGTGATCCGCGCGATAAGCGACACGCTGGCCGCCGATGCGATTGTTTGCCTCGATTGTGGTGCTAACACCCATTTCGCTGCGCGTTTTTTGACGCTGCGTCGCGAGCAGCAACTGGTTGCCACGGGAATGCTTGCGACGATGGCGCCCGGATTGCCGTTTGCGATAGCGGCTCAACTGGCAAATCCCGGCAGACAGGTGGTAGCGATCGTCGGCGACGGCGGACTCGCGATGCTGATGGCCGAACTGTCGACAGCGGTGATGAACCGCTTGCCGATCAAGATCATCGTGATGCGCAACGACATGCTCGCGGAGGTCGTATTTGAACAGAAGGAGCTCGGCAATCCGCCTTACGGTTGTGAGCTGGGGGGTATCGACTTTGCGCAAGTCGCCGCGGCATGCGGCGCCGTAGGCACGAGCTGCCATAACCCGCAGCAGTTACAGGTGGCGATTGCATCGACTCTTGCGTCGCCCGGCACTGTGCTACTGGAGGTTCACGTCGATCCGGCCGAACCGATTACGACACCGGACAAACTAAAGGCGTGA
- a CDS encoding alpha/beta fold hydrolase — translation MFTDTHRRKLDPREETFLVDSGSDGLQIFLRYLPPQNPAGRSPVLYLHGATFPSALSVAYRFEGRSWRDALSAAGLDVWALDFLGFGGSDRFPQMDDDADAGQPLSLAACAVGQVEAAVHFILERSRCARVSLITHSWGSMPAGIFACHHPTQVDRVVMFAPLACRQGPRYMPRPTLPAWKFVTNEDQYDRFVEDVPPGESPVLSREDFAVWAEAYLDSDPGSRDRAPPAVMTPTGPLVEILRAWHGELAWAPQAIVAPVAIIRGSWDGVSSESDAQWLFDHLVRAAERRIITISRGTHLMHLEQMRTALWQESIAFLAGSITVRPTGHTSGETMMQDHHESKDIPGYNPGTDQVAKSPITLDELKDLKATCLFSDEDMVYLRLSYDVLKDQAENLVTMWRGIIAQHVHLASYSFDRETGEPDKEYGAAVGKRFAQWVLDTARAEYDQEWLDYQYEIGLRHHRAKKNVTDNANTAAHIRGRDIIGFAAATVAPMRPYLEKGGHSPDVVQRMQEAWWKSMILQVTLWSQPYMNPGDF, via the coding sequence ATGTTCACCGACACGCATCGCCGCAAACTCGACCCCCGCGAAGAAACTTTCCTCGTGGACAGCGGCAGTGATGGCCTACAGATATTCCTTCGATATCTGCCCCCACAAAATCCAGCTGGCCGATCGCCTGTTCTGTATTTGCACGGCGCAACTTTCCCATCAGCGCTATCTGTCGCATATCGCTTTGAAGGCCGCTCCTGGCGCGACGCGCTCAGCGCGGCCGGACTCGATGTCTGGGCTCTTGATTTCCTCGGTTTCGGCGGGTCTGATCGATTTCCTCAGATGGATGACGACGCTGACGCCGGGCAACCACTGAGCCTCGCGGCATGTGCAGTTGGACAAGTCGAAGCCGCCGTGCACTTCATCCTTGAACGCAGCCGTTGTGCGCGCGTATCCCTCATTACTCATAGTTGGGGCTCGATGCCCGCCGGAATCTTTGCGTGTCACCATCCGACGCAGGTTGATCGCGTAGTAATGTTTGCGCCGTTAGCGTGTCGCCAAGGGCCACGCTATATGCCGCGTCCGACCTTGCCCGCGTGGAAATTCGTGACGAACGAAGACCAATATGACCGCTTCGTGGAAGATGTCCCGCCCGGGGAGTCCCCAGTGCTATCGCGCGAGGATTTTGCAGTCTGGGCCGAAGCCTATCTCGATAGCGATCCGGGTTCGCGTGATCGGGCCCCGCCTGCGGTCATGACACCGACAGGCCCGCTAGTCGAGATTCTTCGTGCATGGCACGGTGAACTGGCGTGGGCGCCGCAGGCGATAGTTGCACCTGTTGCAATTATTCGCGGCAGTTGGGATGGTGTGTCATCCGAATCGGACGCTCAGTGGCTGTTCGATCATCTCGTTCGCGCGGCCGAGCGTCGGATAATTACCATCTCTCGCGGAACTCACCTCATGCACCTCGAACAGATGCGTACGGCGCTCTGGCAAGAAAGCATTGCATTTCTTGCGGGCAGCATTACCGTTCGCCCGACAGGGCACACTTCAGGAGAGACCATGATGCAGGATCACCATGAAAGTAAGGACATTCCCGGCTACAACCCAGGCACGGACCAAGTTGCCAAGTCGCCGATCACACTGGATGAGCTAAAAGATCTGAAGGCGACGTGCCTGTTCAGCGACGAAGATATGGTCTATCTCCGTCTCAGCTACGACGTACTGAAGGATCAGGCCGAAAATCTTGTCACGATGTGGCGGGGAATCATTGCGCAGCACGTACACCTCGCCAGCTACAGCTTCGACCGGGAAACCGGTGAGCCTGACAAGGAGTATGGTGCGGCAGTCGGCAAGCGCTTTGCCCAGTGGGTGCTTGATACAGCACGGGCGGAATACGATCAGGAATGGCTCGACTACCAGTACGAAATCGGATTGCGTCACCACCGCGCGAAAAAAAACGTCACCGACAACGCCAACACTGCCGCTCATATTCGTGGCCGAGACATCATCGGTTTCGCTGCTGCAACCGTCGCGCCAATGCGCCCTTATCTCGAGAAAGGCGGCCATTCTCCAGATGTCGTTCAGCGTATGCAGGAAGCGTGGTGGAAGTCGATGATTCTCCAGGTGACTCTCTGGTCACAACCGTACATGAACCCAGGCGACTTTTGA
- a CDS encoding MFS transporter, producing MSETRREYSEGRSETSKYRHDYGLWALTFSYVLSQFFRSYVAVISTELIADFRFSPEMFGWFAGAFFLVFAAAQIPVGMLFDRFGVRTPTAMLMGIGAFSAGLLASATSAWLAILAQAGIGLGCAPIFKGLLNYVLANGAGPSQTRAVTTASAVGMAGALAAASPLGQITAHVGWRPAMTVAAAAMFCCMLGVARFVTHRKPPALANSPITARGASGQRGRRFWTLAPACLAMSVGSTFRTSWGGPYLADVFHFDIVARGNAMTIASIVGTGASFCIPFMVRFWSPKRISLSWLLAGALAALVLAVLPDASSGLGVGLICVLFSVGAIHPLVMSQARAIVPAGRLGLALGFLNSLVFLGVALASGGFGKIAAAFRHEHVTAAQIYAPLFMAAAMPLLIGAAVYVFSPAAKIQHSGNGP from the coding sequence ATGTCCGAGACCCGTCGCGAATATTCCGAAGGCCGCAGCGAGACGTCGAAATATCGACACGACTATGGGCTTTGGGCGCTCACTTTCAGCTACGTACTGAGTCAGTTTTTCCGCAGTTACGTTGCGGTCATCTCGACCGAATTGATCGCGGATTTCAGATTCTCACCTGAAATGTTTGGCTGGTTCGCCGGCGCTTTTTTCCTTGTTTTCGCCGCTGCGCAGATACCGGTCGGCATGCTGTTCGATCGCTTCGGGGTCCGTACGCCGACCGCGATGCTGATGGGCATAGGCGCGTTCAGCGCCGGCTTGCTGGCGAGCGCAACCAGCGCCTGGCTCGCGATCCTCGCACAGGCGGGAATTGGATTGGGCTGTGCACCGATTTTCAAGGGCCTGCTCAACTATGTCCTTGCCAATGGTGCCGGACCCTCGCAGACCCGCGCGGTCACCACCGCGAGCGCTGTCGGGATGGCGGGCGCGCTGGCCGCCGCGTCGCCATTGGGACAGATCACCGCGCATGTGGGATGGCGACCTGCCATGACGGTTGCGGCAGCGGCCATGTTCTGCTGCATGCTTGGTGTTGCCCGCTTCGTGACACATCGGAAGCCGCCGGCTCTCGCGAATTCTCCAATAACGGCACGCGGCGCCTCGGGCCAGAGGGGGCGCCGATTCTGGACGCTTGCACCGGCATGTCTTGCGATGTCCGTGGGTAGCACGTTCCGTACATCCTGGGGCGGCCCCTATCTCGCGGACGTTTTCCATTTCGATATCGTGGCGCGCGGCAACGCGATGACAATCGCCAGTATCGTTGGCACAGGCGCGTCGTTTTGCATTCCGTTTATGGTGCGTTTCTGGTCGCCAAAGCGTATTTCTTTGAGCTGGCTATTGGCCGGTGCGCTTGCAGCTCTGGTGCTCGCTGTTCTCCCTGACGCAAGTAGTGGGCTCGGTGTGGGACTGATCTGCGTGCTGTTTTCAGTAGGAGCGATCCATCCGCTCGTGATGTCGCAGGCGAGAGCGATCGTGCCCGCAGGCAGGCTAGGGCTCGCTTTGGGATTTCTAAATAGTCTCGTATTCCTGGGCGTCGCGTTAGCTAGCGGAGGATTTGGGAAGATTGCCGCTGCATTCAGACACGAGCACGTCACCGCCGCCCAGATTTATGCGCCCCTGTTCATGGCCGCTGCAATGCCATTGTTGATAGGCGCGGCGGTGTACGTTTTCAGTCCCGCCGCCAAAATCCAACATTCGGGCAACGGGCCGTGA